The Saprospiraceae bacterium genome includes a window with the following:
- a CDS encoding ATP phosphoribosyltransferase, whose amino-acid sequence MLRIAVQKSGRLYEESLQLLKDCGLQIDNGLDRLKTQVLNFPAEIYFFRNSDIPEYLADGVVDIAIIGENLIVEKQSNVTVIEKLGFSKCRLSIAMPKDIDYPNVHFLNGKKIATSYPVTLRNFLDRNNVKAEIHYISGSVEIAPNIGLSDAICDLVSSGSTLFKNGLEEKEIILHSEACITANLSSLTEKEDLISEFLFRLRSVLQAKKHKYILFNIPNDKIKDAESVLPVLKSPTILPLLDKDWSSMHTVIKTDEFWHVIRKLKDCGAQGILVVPIENMVI is encoded by the coding sequence ATGCTTAGAATAGCGGTACAAAAATCCGGGAGACTCTATGAAGAATCCCTTCAATTATTAAAAGATTGCGGATTACAGATCGATAATGGTCTGGACAGACTAAAAACGCAGGTTTTAAACTTTCCTGCTGAAATATATTTTTTCAGAAATTCTGATATTCCTGAATATCTGGCAGACGGAGTCGTAGACATTGCGATCATAGGCGAAAATCTGATTGTCGAAAAACAAAGCAATGTAACTGTTATTGAGAAATTGGGTTTTTCAAAATGCAGATTATCTATCGCCATGCCTAAAGATATAGATTATCCAAACGTGCATTTTCTGAATGGTAAAAAAATAGCCACTTCTTATCCTGTTACACTACGTAATTTTTTAGACAGAAATAATGTAAAAGCCGAAATCCACTATATTTCAGGCTCTGTGGAAATTGCCCCGAATATTGGGTTATCAGATGCCATCTGCGATCTTGTGAGTAGTGGAAGTACATTATTTAAAAATGGTCTGGAAGAGAAAGAGATTATACTGCATTCAGAAGCTTGTATAACGGCAAACCTGAGTTCTTTAACAGAAAAAGAAGATTTGATTTCTGAATTTTTGTTCAGGTTGCGATCAGTATTACAAGCCAAAAAACACAAATATATCCTGTTTAATATCCCGAATGATAAAATAAAGGATGCAGAATCCGTACTTCCGGTATTGAAGAGCCCAACGATTCTCCCGTTGTTGGATAAGGATTGGAGTTCCATGCATACGGTCATTAAAACAGATGAGTTCTGGCATGTTATCAGGAAATTGAAGGATTGTGGCGCACAGGGAATCCTCGTTGTGCCGATTGAAAATATGGTTATCTGA
- the yidC gene encoding membrane protein insertase YidC, whose amino-acid sequence MERNQIIGFILIFATLFAWIIYTKPSEAELEKARKTRDSIALLENKAEITTPEFIVKDTLSTTLNSVSDTMVNQQLVAKYGAFANAAQGTEEEYILENDLVRIVFNSKGGNIKSVTLKKHFKTVKDSSGNETKIPVVMLDHPENKFEYSLPVPSSLNKVVSTQDLYFTGSRQGNTLSLKANVAEGAFFEQKFVLAEDDYSLDYSIVLTGLSGAMDPAVKNIKLNWLNNLSKYEIGEAFEQNYSTAYFKKSEKDPDYCNCVSDDKQDLTGSRIDWVSHTNQFFNTSILALKTPFDGAILETKMTDVKNSDILKVIQSEVLIPVKNPSADEFVMSMYIGPNEFKRLRSFEAGLEEIIPFGSSIFGTINRWVIRPFFDYLSQFISSKGIVILVLIFIIKMMLYPLMYKMLYSQAKMGALKPELVQLKEKHKDDMQKQQLETMKIYREYGVSPLGGCLPMILQMPIWYALFRFFPASITFRQEPFLWANDLSSYDVFFYLPFDIPFFGAHVSLFTLLWAVSTIIYTYYNMQNMDLSANPAMKYIQYIMPVMFLAFFNNYASGLTCYMFLSNMINILQTIVTKNYIFDEVKIRAQLLKQKDKPKKKGGFQAKLEEAMRQQQAIQEQKKKNK is encoded by the coding sequence ATGGAACGTAATCAGATCATAGGATTCATACTCATTTTTGCTACTTTATTTGCCTGGATAATTTATACAAAACCTTCAGAAGCAGAACTTGAGAAGGCTCGTAAAACAAGGGATTCCATTGCTTTGCTGGAAAATAAAGCAGAAATTACTACTCCTGAATTCATTGTAAAAGACACTCTTTCCACTACTCTAAATAGTGTGAGTGACACCATGGTCAACCAACAATTGGTTGCTAAATATGGTGCATTTGCAAATGCAGCCCAAGGTACTGAAGAAGAATACATCCTGGAAAATGATTTAGTCCGTATTGTTTTCAATAGTAAGGGTGGTAACATAAAATCGGTTACACTAAAAAAACATTTCAAAACAGTGAAGGATTCTTCCGGGAATGAAACAAAAATCCCCGTTGTGATGCTGGACCATCCGGAGAATAAATTTGAATATTCCCTTCCTGTACCTTCATCTTTAAATAAAGTTGTTTCAACCCAGGACCTGTACTTTACCGGTTCCCGACAAGGAAATACACTCTCCCTGAAGGCAAATGTGGCAGAAGGCGCCTTTTTTGAACAAAAGTTTGTGCTGGCTGAAGATGATTATTCATTAGATTATTCAATCGTTTTGACAGGACTTTCCGGAGCTATGGATCCGGCGGTAAAGAATATAAAATTGAACTGGCTGAACAATCTGTCAAAATATGAGATTGGAGAAGCATTCGAACAAAACTATTCAACTGCCTATTTTAAGAAAAGTGAAAAAGATCCGGATTATTGCAATTGTGTTTCAGACGATAAGCAGGATTTAACGGGAAGCAGGATTGATTGGGTTTCTCATACAAATCAGTTTTTCAATACTTCCATACTGGCATTAAAAACGCCTTTTGATGGTGCCATTTTGGAAACCAAAATGACAGACGTTAAAAACTCTGATATTCTTAAAGTTATTCAGTCTGAAGTCCTTATTCCTGTAAAAAATCCATCGGCAGACGAGTTTGTAATGTCTATGTACATTGGACCGAATGAATTTAAACGACTACGGTCATTTGAAGCCGGTCTTGAAGAGATTATACCTTTTGGTTCCAGTATTTTTGGTACTATCAACCGATGGGTGATCAGACCGTTTTTTGATTATCTTTCACAGTTTATTTCAAGCAAAGGAATAGTGATACTTGTTTTGATTTTTATAATCAAAATGATGCTTTATCCTTTGATGTACAAAATGTTGTATTCTCAGGCAAAAATGGGTGCATTAAAGCCTGAATTGGTACAATTGAAGGAGAAGCACAAAGACGACATGCAAAAGCAACAGTTGGAAACCATGAAAATATATCGGGAATATGGTGTCAGCCCGTTGGGAGGGTGTCTCCCGATGATTCTGCAAATGCCTATCTGGTACGCCTTATTCAGATTTTTCCCGGCTTCTATTACATTCCGGCAGGAACCTTTTTTATGGGCAAATGATTTGTCTTCCTATGATGTTTTCTTCTATCTGCCATTTGACATTCCTTTTTTCGGAGCACACGTGAGTCTGTTTACGCTTCTGTGGGCTGTCTCAACCATAATTTATACTTACTACAACATGCAGAACATGGATCTCTCTGCAAATCCGGCTATGAAATACATACAGTATATTATGCCGGTGATGTTTCTTGCATTTTTTAATAACTATGCTTCCGGATTGACTTGTTACATGTTTTTGAGTAATATGATTAACATCCTTCAAACCATTGTAACTAAAAATTACATCTTTGATGAAGTCAAAATCAGGGCACAACTTCTAAAGCAAAAAGACAAACCCAAGAAAAAAGGTGGCTTTCAGGCAAAACTGGAAGAAGCCATGCGTCAACAACAAGCCATTCAGGAACAAAAAAAGAAGAATAAATAA
- a CDS encoding aminotransferase class I/II-fold pyridoxal phosphate-dependent enzyme, whose product MINLISDTVTKPTPEMLQAMLVAEVGDDVFGEDPTVNQLQAKVAEMFGKESAIFCPSGTMTNQIAIKVQTEALDEIICDVDSHVYIAETGGYSFNSGVAIALIQGNHGKITASQIEQQIKPGFDWQPISKLVVIENSCNKGGGSFYTLDEIKPISELCKRKNLRLHLDGARIFNVLVETGEDTKQWGSYFDTISICISKGLGAPAGSLLIGDSYLIRKARRFRKVMGGGMRQSGYLAAACIYALDHNIARLKTDNDRAKELGKILSSLPYVKKVKPVQTNIVIFELEDHISTDLYLSKLREKGVNATAFGHQTIRFVTHLDISDSMMDSVKYILKNLF is encoded by the coding sequence TTGATAAATCTGATAAGCGATACAGTAACCAAGCCCACACCGGAAATGCTTCAGGCAATGTTAGTGGCAGAAGTTGGAGATGATGTCTTTGGCGAAGACCCTACGGTCAACCAGCTACAGGCAAAGGTGGCAGAAATGTTTGGGAAAGAGTCAGCCATTTTTTGTCCATCCGGAACCATGACAAATCAAATTGCGATAAAAGTACAAACGGAAGCTCTCGATGAAATCATTTGTGATGTGGATTCTCATGTCTATATTGCTGAAACGGGTGGATATTCTTTTAATAGTGGAGTCGCAATAGCTTTGATTCAGGGTAATCATGGAAAGATAACGGCATCGCAAATAGAACAACAAATAAAACCGGGATTTGACTGGCAGCCCATCAGCAAGCTTGTTGTTATTGAAAATTCATGCAATAAAGGAGGGGGAAGTTTTTATACCTTGGATGAAATAAAACCTATCTCAGAATTGTGTAAACGAAAAAACCTCCGGTTGCATCTGGATGGCGCAAGAATATTCAATGTTTTGGTTGAAACAGGTGAAGATACAAAACAATGGGGATCTTACTTTGATACAATTTCCATCTGTATATCCAAAGGATTGGGTGCTCCTGCAGGTTCGCTTTTAATCGGAGATTCTTATCTGATCAGAAAGGCGAGACGCTTCAGAAAGGTGATGGGAGGTGGAATGAGGCAATCAGGTTATCTTGCCGCAGCATGTATTTATGCTTTGGATCACAATATTGCCAGATTGAAAACAGATAATGACAGAGCAAAAGAATTGGGTAAAATTTTATCATCATTGCCCTATGTCAAAAAAGTAAAACCTGTTCAAACCAATATCGTCATTTTTGAGCTTGAAGATCATATAAGTACTGATTTATACCTTTCAAAACTCAGAGAAAAAGGCGTAAACGCGACTGCTTTTGGTCATCAGACAATCCGATTTGTCACGCATCTGGATATTTCTGACTCCATGATGGATTCTGTAAAGTATATTTTAAAAAATTTGTTTTAG
- a CDS encoding NUDIX hydrolase — translation MAIENPFFRAAFSVDNVIFGFNHGKLKILLIKRNEAPFKDMWALPGDLVHPAEDLDNAPIRVLKELTGLDNVFLEQVHTFGKKDRHPLGRVVTIAYYSLININQVTPKAASFAGSVEWHDIQDVAELAFDHNEIMFSCLHQLQKSIRTRPIGFELLPEKFTLSDLQELYEAILFKQLDKRNFRKKILTMGVLSDPNEVQKNVAHRPARIYNFDYHKYARFKEEGFVFEI, via the coding sequence ATGGCGATTGAAAATCCTTTTTTCCGGGCGGCATTCTCTGTGGATAATGTCATTTTCGGATTTAATCATGGAAAACTAAAAATACTTCTCATTAAAAGAAATGAAGCTCCCTTTAAAGATATGTGGGCACTGCCAGGAGATTTGGTTCATCCCGCTGAAGATCTGGACAATGCTCCTATCAGGGTTCTTAAGGAGTTGACAGGACTGGATAATGTATTTTTAGAGCAGGTTCACACTTTTGGAAAGAAAGACAGACATCCACTTGGAAGGGTAGTCACAATTGCATATTATTCTTTAATTAATATCAATCAGGTGACCCCAAAAGCTGCATCATTTGCGGGAAGTGTGGAGTGGCATGATATTCAGGATGTAGCTGAACTTGCTTTTGACCATAACGAAATCATGTTTTCCTGTCTTCATCAGCTACAGAAAAGTATCAGGACAAGACCTATAGGTTTTGAGTTGTTACCGGAAAAGTTTACACTTTCTGATTTACAGGAGTTGTATGAAGCGATACTATTTAAACAATTGGACAAAAGAAATTTCAGAAAAAAGATTTTAACAATGGGTGTTTTATCCGACCCCAATGAAGTACAGAAAAATGTAGCCCACAGACCTGCCAGAATTTATAATTTTGATTATCACAAATATGCAAGATTTAAAGAAGAAGGTTTTGTGTTTGAAATTTAA
- the galE gene encoding UDP-glucose 4-epimerase GalE — protein sequence MHYKILVTGGLGYIGSHVVVELQKEGFEVVIIDNLSNSSIEVLDGITAITGTKPSFEKLDLREKASVVDFFKKYPDINGVIHFAASKAVGESVNIPLTYYENNLNSLIYILQELLKKGNANFIFSSSCTVYGQADVLPITESAPIKAAESPYGNTKQIGEEIIRDTCKVTPQFKAIALRYFNPIGAHESAKIGELPIGTPQNLVPFITQTGVGLREQLSVFGNDYPTVDGTCIRDYIHVVDLANAHIAALKRLINKENEENYEVFNIGTGKGSSVLEVITTFEEISNQKLNYKIVGRRTGDVVSAYADTSKANDKLGWKAKYSLKDALLSAWKWEKSLRK from the coding sequence ATGCACTACAAAATTCTTGTTACCGGCGGATTAGGTTATATCGGATCACATGTGGTTGTTGAACTTCAAAAAGAAGGATTTGAAGTAGTTATAATTGACAATCTTTCCAATTCGTCTATAGAAGTATTGGATGGCATCACGGCTATCACAGGCACAAAACCTTCATTTGAAAAACTGGATTTAAGAGAAAAAGCCTCAGTAGTAGATTTTTTTAAAAAATATCCGGACATTAATGGAGTTATCCATTTTGCTGCATCCAAAGCAGTAGGCGAAAGTGTTAATATTCCTTTGACATATTATGAAAACAACCTCAATTCTCTCATTTATATCTTACAGGAGTTATTAAAAAAAGGAAATGCCAATTTTATATTCAGTTCCTCATGTACGGTTTATGGACAGGCAGATGTGCTACCCATTACGGAGTCAGCGCCCATCAAAGCAGCCGAATCACCTTATGGAAATACCAAACAAATCGGTGAAGAAATCATCAGAGATACCTGCAAAGTAACACCACAATTTAAAGCTATTGCTTTGAGATATTTCAATCCGATAGGTGCACATGAATCTGCCAAAATTGGTGAGTTACCTATCGGAACCCCACAAAATCTGGTTCCTTTTATCACACAAACCGGAGTGGGATTAAGAGAACAATTATCTGTTTTTGGAAATGATTATCCGACAGTGGATGGTACTTGTATCCGGGATTATATACATGTTGTTGATTTGGCAAATGCGCATATTGCCGCTTTAAAAAGACTTATCAACAAAGAAAATGAAGAAAATTATGAAGTCTTTAATATTGGGACAGGCAAAGGATCATCAGTGCTGGAGGTTATTACTACATTTGAAGAAATATCCAATCAAAAACTGAATTACAAAATAGTCGGACGGCGTACAGGCGATGTGGTTTCTGCTTATGCCGATACTTCGAAAGCCAATGATAAATTGGGTTGGAAAGCGAAATACAGTTTGAAAGACGCTTTATTGTCAGCATGGAAATGGGAGAAGAGCCTCAGGAAATAA
- a CDS encoding NAD(P)H-dependent glycerol-3-phosphate dehydrogenase encodes MKIVGIIGSGSFGMTIAKIIARNVDVIIYTRNIQVLQDINEKHFHLNTKLRTNIVATNNIEEITSKCQLLFAVVPSSNFRKMMKEFCPFLRPFHIMIHATKGLDVSKIKDEDFLSSNFSKSDVCTMTEVITQESSVVRVGCMSGPNLAKEILSGQPAATVIASEFDEVIKLGQQVLSSKKFFAFGSHDLKAAEIAGAFKNIIAVASGILAGMGMGKNMQSLLITRGLREMIYFGTSLGTTGSAYLGTAGIGDLIATCTSEDSRNYTFGKRLAKGESYDHIMETSSEVVEGVRTLKIINQLAKNEKLSLPIVQVLYKVVYEGYNKEKALDFLMNDTSAPDVDFI; translated from the coding sequence ATGAAAATAGTAGGTATTATTGGTTCCGGCAGTTTCGGAATGACCATTGCAAAAATTATCGCCCGGAATGTTGATGTTATCATATATACACGAAACATTCAGGTACTCCAGGATATCAATGAAAAACATTTTCATCTGAACACAAAACTCAGAACCAATATAGTTGCTACAAATAATATTGAAGAAATTACGTCCAAATGTCAGTTGCTTTTCGCTGTGGTACCATCTTCCAATTTCAGAAAGATGATGAAAGAGTTTTGCCCGTTTCTCAGGCCGTTTCACATCATGATTCATGCAACAAAAGGATTGGATGTCAGCAAAATTAAGGATGAAGACTTTTTAAGTTCCAATTTTTCGAAGAGCGATGTCTGTACCATGACGGAAGTTATAACGCAGGAAAGTAGTGTCGTTCGGGTGGGCTGTATGTCCGGACCTAACCTTGCCAAAGAAATCCTGAGCGGACAACCCGCAGCTACAGTTATCGCTTCCGAATTTGATGAAGTAATAAAATTAGGACAACAGGTATTGAGCAGCAAAAAGTTTTTTGCATTCGGATCCCACGACTTGAAAGCCGCAGAAATTGCCGGTGCTTTCAAGAATATAATTGCCGTAGCCTCCGGAATTCTGGCCGGAATGGGAATGGGAAAAAACATGCAATCTTTGCTTATAACACGAGGACTCAGGGAAATGATCTACTTCGGCACTTCACTCGGAACAACCGGAAGTGCTTATCTGGGTACCGCCGGCATTGGTGACCTGATTGCTACATGTACCAGCGAAGACAGCCGCAATTACACTTTTGGGAAGAGATTGGCCAAAGGTGAATCTTATGACCACATCATGGAAACTTCTTCTGAAGTAGTCGAAGGGGTCAGAACTCTTAAAATAATAAACCAGCTTGCGAAAAACGAAAAATTAAGTTTGCCCATCGTACAGGTTTTATATAAAGTGGTGTATGAAGGTTATAATAAAGAAAAAGCTCTTGACTTTCTGATGAATGATACTTCTGCGCCGGATGTAGATTTTATCTGA